In Streptomyces sp. SID8374, one genomic interval encodes:
- a CDS encoding cyclopropane-fatty-acyl-phospholipid synthase family protein — protein sequence MTTTAPRPPAVPAARRIPTGAAQRLEPLAERLLGGGLPVRVRMWDGSEAGPEDAPTVHVRSRRALRRLLWEPGELGLAEAYITGEIDLDEDLGDGLRAMRRAIDERGLTPPAPGLADRLRAAGTALRLGAVGPRPPVPAARAGLRGALHSKARDRAAISHHYDLSNAFYALLLDETMAYSCGYWTSDAPGYGPADAQRDKLELICRKLGLRPGARLLDIGCGWGSLTLHAARHHGVRVTAVTLAAEQAAYVREQVTARGLEELVEVLNIDYRDIAERPETRGTYDAVSTIEMGEHVGDAEYPAFTRILHDSLRPQGRVLVQQMSRGANAPGGGAFIESYIAPDMHMRPVGETVGLLEGAGLEVRDVEALREHYVLTVDAWRRTLEERWAEFTDLVGEETARVWRLYLVGGALAFEERRMGVDQILCVRPGRAGDAGMEPTRRDWYGAHR from the coding sequence GTGACCACCACCGCCCCCAGGCCCCCCGCTGTGCCCGCCGCCCGCCGCATCCCCACCGGCGCCGCCCAGCGCCTCGAACCCCTGGCCGAGCGGCTGCTCGGCGGCGGGCTGCCGGTCCGGGTACGGATGTGGGACGGCAGCGAGGCCGGGCCCGAGGACGCCCCCACGGTCCATGTACGCTCCCGGCGCGCGCTGCGCCGCCTGCTCTGGGAGCCGGGCGAACTGGGCCTGGCGGAGGCGTACATCACCGGCGAGATCGACCTCGACGAAGACCTCGGCGACGGGCTGCGCGCCATGCGCCGCGCGATCGACGAACGCGGCCTCACCCCGCCCGCGCCCGGCCTCGCCGACCGTCTCAGAGCGGCGGGCACCGCCCTGCGCCTCGGTGCCGTAGGGCCCCGCCCGCCGGTGCCCGCGGCCCGGGCCGGGCTGCGCGGGGCGCTGCACAGCAAGGCCCGGGACCGGGCGGCGATCAGCCACCACTACGACCTGTCCAACGCCTTCTACGCGCTGCTCCTCGACGAGACCATGGCGTACTCCTGCGGCTACTGGACCAGCGACGCACCCGGTTACGGCCCGGCCGACGCGCAGCGCGACAAGCTGGAGCTGATCTGCCGCAAGCTCGGACTGCGGCCCGGCGCCCGTCTGCTGGACATCGGCTGCGGCTGGGGCTCGCTGACCCTGCACGCGGCCCGGCACCACGGTGTCCGGGTCACCGCCGTCACGCTCGCCGCCGAACAGGCCGCGTACGTACGGGAGCAGGTGACGGCACGCGGTCTGGAGGAGCTGGTCGAGGTCCTCAACATCGACTACCGCGACATCGCGGAGCGGCCGGAGACCCGGGGCACGTACGACGCCGTCTCCACCATCGAGATGGGCGAGCACGTCGGCGACGCCGAGTACCCGGCCTTCACCCGTATCCTGCACGACTCCCTGCGCCCGCAGGGCCGGGTGCTGGTCCAGCAGATGTCGCGCGGGGCCAACGCCCCGGGCGGCGGTGCGTTCATCGAGTCGTACATCGCCCCGGACATGCACATGCGGCCGGTCGGGGAGACCGTCGGACTGCTGGAGGGAGCGGGTCTCGAAGTGCGGGACGTCGAGGCCCTGCGTGAGCACTACGTCCTGACCGTGGACGCCTGGCGGCGGACGCTGGAGGAGCGCTGGGCGGAGTTCACCGACCTGGTGGGGGAGGAGACCGCGCGCGTCTGGCGGCTCTATCTCGTCGGCGGCGCCCTCGCGTTCGAGGAGCGGCGCATGGGCGTCGACCAGATCCTGTGCGTACGTCCCGGCCGGGCCGGTGACGCCGGGATGGAGCCGACCCGTCGGGACTGGTACGGGGCACACCGGTGA
- a CDS encoding class I SAM-dependent methyltransferase has product MTAPTHQLPADRTPDPADRTADPAGQTAHPSGQVPAPRGQAPAPAGQQSPDPERWPDIVTRPRASRARTAVARRIVRHALAKLPLRARLAGVEDIGLGGPLMDIRDPDAFFGRIGASGLIGFGESYMAGEWDAPDLVAVLTVLADNAAELIPAPLQRLRSLWALRKPEAQLNTPEGSRDNISHHYDLSNDLFALFLDETLSYSSAVFRGFPAEQALLPAAQHRKIDRLLDSAGVGEGTRLLEIGTGWGELAIRAAARGARVTTVTLSAEQRELARTRISEAGFADRVEVRLSDYRQVTGAYDAIVSVEMIEAVGEEFWPVYFETLDRLLAPGGRIALQAITMPDDRLRASRSTYTWIHKYIFPGGLLPSTEAIERVTTEHTRLRTAQRIGYGAHYAETLRLWRERFTERSAEVDALGFDAVFRRMWTFYLAYSEAGFRSGYLDVQQLLLTREPADRTGGAPAGDPTHQETL; this is encoded by the coding sequence GTGACCGCGCCCACCCACCAGCTGCCGGCAGACCGGACCCCCGACCCGGCAGACCGGACCGCCGATCCTGCGGGACAGACCGCCCATCCCTCGGGGCAGGTCCCCGCGCCGAGGGGCCAAGCCCCCGCACCGGCCGGACAGCAGTCGCCCGACCCCGAGCGCTGGCCCGACATCGTCACCCGGCCCCGCGCCTCCCGCGCCCGTACCGCCGTCGCCCGACGCATCGTCCGCCACGCGCTCGCGAAGCTCCCCCTGCGCGCCCGGCTCGCCGGTGTGGAGGACATCGGCCTCGGCGGGCCGCTCATGGACATCCGCGATCCCGACGCCTTCTTCGGGCGGATCGGCGCGAGCGGGCTCATCGGGTTCGGCGAGTCCTACATGGCCGGTGAGTGGGACGCCCCCGACCTCGTGGCCGTCCTCACCGTCCTCGCCGACAACGCCGCCGAACTGATCCCCGCCCCGCTCCAACGGCTCCGCTCCCTCTGGGCGCTGCGCAAGCCCGAGGCGCAGCTCAACACCCCCGAAGGCTCGCGGGACAACATCAGCCACCACTACGACCTCTCCAACGACCTCTTCGCCCTCTTCCTGGACGAGACGCTCTCCTACTCCTCCGCCGTCTTCCGCGGCTTCCCCGCCGAGCAGGCCCTGCTGCCCGCCGCCCAGCACCGCAAGATCGACCGGCTGCTGGACTCCGCCGGCGTCGGCGAGGGAACCCGGCTCCTGGAGATCGGCACCGGCTGGGGCGAACTCGCCATCCGGGCCGCCGCCCGTGGCGCCCGCGTCACCACCGTCACCCTCTCCGCCGAACAGCGCGAACTGGCCCGGACCCGGATCAGCGAGGCCGGGTTCGCGGACCGGGTCGAGGTCCGGCTCAGCGACTACCGCCAGGTCACCGGCGCGTACGACGCCATCGTCAGCGTCGAGATGATCGAGGCGGTCGGCGAGGAGTTCTGGCCCGTCTACTTCGAGACCCTGGACCGGCTGCTCGCCCCCGGCGGCCGGATCGCCCTCCAGGCCATCACCATGCCGGACGACCGGCTGCGCGCCAGCCGCTCCACGTACACCTGGATCCACAAGTACATCTTCCCGGGCGGACTGCTGCCCTCCACCGAAGCGATCGAACGGGTCACCACCGAGCACACCCGGCTGCGGACCGCCCAGCGCATCGGCTACGGCGCGCACTACGCCGAGACGCTGCGCCTGTGGCGCGAACGGTTCACCGAGCGGTCCGCCGAGGTCGACGCCCTCGGCTTCGACGCCGTCTTCCGCCGGATGTGGACCTTCTACCTGGCCTACTCCGAGGCGGGCTTCCGCTCCGGCTACCTCGATGTGCAGCAACTGCTCCTGACCCGCGAGCCCGCCGACCGGACCGGCGGCGCACCGGCCGGTGACCCGACCCACCAGGAGACCCTGTGA
- a CDS encoding DUF1365 domain-containing protein, protein MIGPEGALYPCTITHVRTRPSKYALRHRTYLWLIDPDAPPRLPRALRPLARFEARDHFGGTAPTIRAGLSRFLEARGVDLADSTVTMLTQARVLGHVFNPLTVYWCRRADGSPLCVVAEVHNTYGERHGYLLHPDGEHRATVGKEFYVSPFFPVDGGYRMRLPEPGERLDLSVHLERDGARPFTATVRGTRRRATPRALARLALRHPFSTLAVSLAIRLHGIRLYLRGLPVQPRPQHRPQEGMQ, encoded by the coding sequence GTGATCGGCCCCGAGGGTGCCCTGTACCCGTGCACCATCACGCACGTACGGACGCGGCCGAGCAAGTACGCGCTACGGCACCGGACCTACCTGTGGCTCATCGACCCGGACGCCCCGCCCCGGCTGCCGCGCGCCCTGCGGCCCCTGGCCCGGTTCGAGGCGCGGGACCATTTCGGCGGCACCGCACCCACCATCCGGGCCGGGCTCAGCCGGTTCCTGGAAGCCCGTGGGGTGGACCTCGCCGACTCCACCGTCACCATGCTCACCCAGGCCCGCGTCCTCGGCCATGTCTTCAACCCGCTCACCGTCTACTGGTGCCGCCGCGCCGACGGCTCCCCGCTCTGCGTCGTGGCCGAGGTGCACAACACGTACGGCGAACGCCACGGCTATCTGCTCCACCCGGACGGCGAGCACCGGGCCACGGTCGGCAAGGAGTTCTACGTCTCGCCGTTCTTCCCCGTGGACGGCGGGTACCGGATGCGGCTGCCCGAACCCGGCGAGCGGCTGGACCTGAGCGTCCATCTGGAGCGCGACGGGGCCCGCCCGTTCACCGCGACCGTACGGGGCACCCGCCGCCGGGCCACCCCCCGGGCACTGGCCCGCCTCGCCCTGCGCCACCCCTTCTCCACCCTCGCCGTCTCCCTCGCCATCCGGCTGCACGGCATCCGGCTCTACCTGCGCGGCCTCCCCGTGCAGCCCCGTCCCCAGCACCGCCCACAGGAAGGCATGCAGTGA
- a CDS encoding FAD-dependent oxidoreductase: MARERRRTAVVGSGVAGLTAAHVLRRAHDVTLYEADDRIGGHAHTHELDASDGRVHRVDSGFIVHNRRTYPHLLRLFDELGVATQESEMSMSVRCEGCGLEYSGARGPAGLFAQPRSALRGPYLRMLAEVTRFHRAARALLELPEGPATDMTLGEFARRGRFSRYFRAHFLTPMVSAVWSCDPVTALRYPARYLFAFLSHHGMLAIGGSPVWRTVTGGSRAYVERVAKQLTAVHTATPVRAVTRHADGVDLTTEDGTTTPYDAVVIATHPDQALRLLADPTDAERETLGAFTYSRNPTLLHTDTTLLPRSRGARASWNYLMPSCAADADRVTVSYDMNRLQRLDAPETFVVTLNGSDRVDPDSVRARMVYEHPVYTPESVSAQARLPALSGPVTAFAGAYHGWGFHEDGCRSGAEAAAALGVEW; the protein is encoded by the coding sequence ATGGCACGGGAGCGGCGGCGGACAGCCGTGGTGGGCAGCGGAGTGGCGGGACTGACCGCAGCGCACGTTCTGCGGAGGGCCCACGACGTCACGCTGTACGAGGCGGACGACCGTATCGGCGGCCACGCCCACACGCATGAGCTGGACGCCTCCGACGGCCGGGTGCACCGTGTCGACTCGGGCTTCATCGTGCACAACCGGCGGACCTACCCCCACCTGCTGCGGCTCTTCGACGAACTGGGCGTCGCCACCCAGGAGTCCGAGATGTCGATGTCCGTACGGTGTGAAGGGTGCGGCCTGGAGTACTCGGGCGCCCGCGGGCCCGCCGGGCTCTTCGCCCAGCCGCGCTCGGCCCTGCGCGGCCCCTACCTCCGGATGCTCGCCGAGGTGACCCGCTTCCACCGTGCCGCCCGCGCGCTGCTGGAGCTTCCGGAGGGGCCGGCCACCGACATGACGCTGGGCGAGTTCGCCCGGCGCGGCCGCTTCTCCCGGTACTTCCGCGCCCACTTCCTCACCCCCATGGTCTCCGCCGTCTGGTCCTGCGACCCGGTCACCGCCCTGCGCTACCCGGCCCGCTACCTCTTCGCGTTCCTGTCCCACCACGGCATGCTCGCCATCGGCGGCTCCCCGGTCTGGCGGACCGTCACCGGCGGCTCGCGCGCGTACGTGGAGCGCGTCGCCAAGCAGCTCACCGCCGTCCACACCGCGACCCCGGTCCGCGCCGTCACCCGCCACGCGGACGGCGTCGACCTCACCACCGAGGACGGCACGACCACCCCGTACGACGCCGTCGTCATCGCCACCCACCCCGACCAGGCGCTCCGGCTGCTGGCCGACCCGACCGACGCCGAACGGGAGACGCTCGGCGCCTTCACGTACTCCCGTAACCCCACACTCCTGCACACCGACACCACGCTGCTGCCCCGCAGCCGGGGCGCCCGGGCCTCCTGGAACTACCTGATGCCCTCCTGCGCCGCCGACGCCGACCGGGTCACCGTCAGCTACGACATGAACCGGCTCCAGCGACTCGACGCGCCCGAGACCTTCGTCGTCACGCTGAACGGCTCCGACCGGGTCGACCCCGATTCGGTACGGGCCCGCATGGTCTACGAACACCCCGTCTACACCCCGGAGTCGGTGTCCGCCCAGGCCCGGCTGCCCGCCCTCTCCGGGCCCGTCACCGCCTTCGCGGGGGCGTACCACGGCTGGGGTTTCCACGAGGACGGCTGCCGCTCGGGGGCCGAGGCCGCCGCGGCGCTGGGGGTGGAGTGGTGA